One Panicum virgatum strain AP13 chromosome 3N, P.virgatum_v5, whole genome shotgun sequence DNA segment encodes these proteins:
- the LOC120667430 gene encoding uncharacterized protein LOC120667430 gives MSESGGMPPQRHIEHHGPQKFRRRRVVLYLAFAALALLLVAAAAAIALLAVLRPRDPVTELLSVTVTGALPRVVPLPTVSVQLNLTFLLVVRVRNPNPAAFRHGPAATSLYYRGAAVGYGEVPAGTVPSRGGATVRMNMTVQADRVVAAAGIGGLVADVVAGEMEFEARTEVPGTVTLLGIVKRGVEARSVCRVVIGVADVSVRRQECHNEARL, from the coding sequence ATGTCCGAGTCCGGCGGCATGCCGCCCCAGCGCCACATCGAGCACCACGGCCCCCAGaaattccgccgccgccgcgtcgtcctctacctcgccttcgccgccctcgccctgctcctcgtcgccgcggcggccgccatcgccctgctcgccgtcctccgccCGCGGGACCCCGTCACGGAGCTCCTCTCGGTCACCGTCACGGGCGCCCTCCCGCGCGTCGTCCCGCTCCCCACCGTCTCCGTGCAGCTCAACCTCACGTTCCTCCTCGTGGTCCGCGTGCGGAACCCGAACCCGGCCGCGTTCCGCCACGGCCCCGCCGCCACGTCGCTCTACTACCGCGGCGCGGCCGTGGGCTACGGCGAGGTCCCGGCCGGGACCGTGCCGAGCCGGGGCGGGGCCACCGTGCGGATGAACATGACGGTGCAGGCGGACCGGgtcgtggcggccgccgggatcGGGGGCCTCGTCGCGGACGTGGTGGCCGGCGAGATGGAGTTCGAGGCGAGGACCGAGGTGCCGGGCACGGTCACGCTCCTCGGGATCGTGAAGCGCGGCGTCGAGGCCAGGTCGGTGTGCCGCGTCGTCATCGGCGTCGCCGACGTCAGCGTTCGGCGTCAGGAGTGCCACAACGAGGCCAGGCTGTAA
- the LOC120665127 gene encoding cytochrome P450 714D1-like yields the protein MAAMEYTNSFLPLAPLLAGWCALAAAAAALLLAAAISAWLQRPRRVAEAFRRQGIDGPPPSSFLSGNLSEMQARAAAAAVAEAPAAGGRDFEKEGFDDYCKRIFPYFEKWRKAYGETYLYWLRRRPALYVSDPELIREIGRCVSLDMGKPTYLQKGQEPLFGRGVLKANGAEWHRQRRVIAPEFYMAKVKGMVELMVDAAQPLLRSWEAKAAAAQAGVAEVDVDDDIRSFSFDVISRACFGGDYSRGREIFRRLRALSGLMSETSVIFTIPSLRHLPTEKNRRIWRLTHEIRSLILQLASERRRAGAAPAPDFLGSIIDSSRGQPCADDFVVDNCKNIYFAGHETSAVTATWCLMLLAAHPEWQDRARAEVLEACGAGAPNFDAIAGMRTLHAVVLETLRLFPPSSFVVREAFRDMQLGRLRAPRGTYLFVPVSTMHHDASLWGPAARRFDPGRFRDGVAAACKHPQAFMPFGLGARTCLGQNLALVEVKALVALVLARFAVALSPDYRHAPAFRFIIEPEFGLRLLVRRLAHDDGRH from the exons ATGGCGGCCATGGAGTACACGAACAGTTTCTTGCCtctggcgccgctgctggcAGGGTGGTGCGCcctggcggccgcggccgcggcgctgctcctcgccgccgccatttcCGCGTGGCTGCAGCGGCCGCGCCGCGTCGCGGAGGCCTTCCGCCGGCAGGGCATCGAcggcccgccgccgtcgtcgttccTGTCGGGGAACCTCTCGGAGATGCAGGCgagggcggccgccgcggcggtggcggaggcgccggcggccggcggccgggactTCGAGAAGGAAGGCTTCGACGATTACTGCAAGAGGATCTTCCCCTACTTCGAGAAGTGGAGGAAAGCATACG GCGAGACGTACCTGTactggctgcggcggcggccggcgctgtACGTGTCGGACccggagctgatccgcgagatCGGCCGCTGCGTGTCGCTGGACATGGGCAAGCCCACCTACCTGCAGAAGGGCCAGGAGCCCCTCTTCGGCCGCGGCGTCCTCAAGGCCAACGGCGCCGAGTGGCACCGCCAGCGCCGGGTCATCGCCCCCGAGTTCTACATGGCCAAGGTCAAG ggcATGGTGGAGCTGATGGTGGACGCGGCGCAGCCGCTGCTGCGGTCGTGGgaggccaaggccgccgccgcgcaggccggcgTCGCGGAGGTCGACGTCGACGACGACATCCGGAGCTTCTCCTTCGACGTCATCTCCAGGGCCTGCTTCGGCGGGGACTACTCCCGGGGGCGGGAGATCTTCCGCCGCCTCCGGGCGCTGTCGGGCCTCATGTCCGAGACCAGCGTCATCTTCACCATCCCCTCGCTCCGCCACCTGCCCACGGAGAAGAACCGGAGGATCTGGAGGCTCACGCACGAGATCCGGTCCCTCATCCTCCAGCTCGCCAGCGAGCGCCGCCGGGCGGGGGCGGCCCCGGCGCCCGACTTCCTGGGCTCCATCATCGACAGCAGCCGGGGCCAGCCGTGCGCCGACGACTTCGTGGTGGACAACTGCAAGAACATCTACTTCGCGGGGCACGAGACGAGCGCGGTCACCGCGACGTGGTGCCTCATGCTCCTCGCCGCGCACCCGGAGTGGCAGGaccgcgcgcgcgccgaggTGCTCGAGgcctgcggcgccggcgccccgaACTTCGACGCCATCGCCGGGATGCGGACGCTGCACGCGGTGGTGCTGGAGACGCTGCGCCTGTTCCCGCCGTCCTCGTTCGTGGTGCGGGAGGCGTTCCGCGACATGCAGCTGGGCAGGCTGCGCGCCCCCAGGGGCACCTACCTCTTCGTGCCCGTCTCCACCATGCACCACGACGCGTCCCTCTggggccccgccgcgcgccgcttcGACCCCGGCCGGTTCCGcgacggcgtggcggcggcgtgcaaGCACCCGCAGGCGTTCATGCCGTTCGGGCTCGGCGCGCGCACCTGCCTCGGCCAGAACCTCGCGCTCGTCGAGGTCAAGGCGCTCGTGGCGCTCGTCCTCGCGCGCTTCGCGGTTGCCCTGTCGCCGGACTACAGGCACGCCCCAGCGTTCCGGTTCATCATCGAGCCGGAGTTCGGGCTGCGCCTCCTCGTCCGCCGCCTCGCTCACGACGACGGCCGCCACTGA